A part of Jiangella alba genomic DNA contains:
- a CDS encoding GNAT family N-acetyltransferase — translation MVERVTEIGDDLAAWLLTCWVDVSNAGGAVGFLPPATAADVRPALDDHLAGVRAGAGFLAVLRVDGERAGFAFVIGSTQPLFRHWATVLRLQVHPRFQGRGAGRALLDGLTDLARADGLEFLHLTYRDGMRLDRFYESCGFAEVGRIPGAIRVAPGDDRDSVLMIRKL, via the coding sequence ATGGTCGAGCGGGTCACCGAGATCGGCGACGACTTGGCCGCCTGGCTGCTGACCTGCTGGGTCGACGTGTCGAACGCGGGCGGTGCGGTCGGCTTCCTGCCGCCGGCGACGGCCGCCGACGTGCGGCCCGCGCTGGACGACCACCTCGCCGGCGTCCGCGCCGGTGCGGGATTCCTCGCCGTGCTGCGGGTCGACGGCGAGCGGGCCGGGTTCGCGTTCGTCATCGGCTCCACCCAGCCGCTGTTCCGGCACTGGGCGACGGTGCTGCGGCTGCAGGTGCACCCGCGGTTCCAGGGCCGCGGCGCCGGCCGGGCCCTGCTCGACGGCCTGACCGACCTCGCCCGCGCCGACGGGCTGGAGTTCCTGCACCTGACCTATCGCGACGGCATGAGGCTGGACCGGTTCTACGAGTCGTGCGGGTTCGCCGAGGTGGGCCGGATCCCGGGCGCGATCAGGGTCGCGCCGGGCGACGACCGCGACTCCGTGCTCATGATCCGGAAGCTGTGA
- a CDS encoding DNA repair helicase XPB gives MNDGPLIVQSDKTLLLEVDHDHADDCRRAIAPFAELERAPEHVHTYRLTPLGLWNARAAGHDAEQVVDTLLKYSRYPVPHALLVDVAETMARYGRLRLESHPVHGLVLVSTDRAVLEEVLRSKRVSPLVGARLDPDTVVVHPSERGNLKQALVKLGWPADDSAGYVDGEAHPIELAEDGWALRPYQREAADGFWHGGSGVVVLPCGAGKTLVGAAAMARAGATTLILVTNTVAARQWRDELIKRTSLTEDEIGEYSGAKKEVRPVTIATYQVLTTRRKGVYPHLELLDARDWGLIVYDEVHLLPAPIFRMTANLQARRRLGLTATLVREDGREDDVFTLIGPKRYDAPWKEIENQGWIAPADCVEVRVTLTDGERLAYATAEPDERYRLASCTDAKTRVVEGLVKRHAGEPTLVIGQYLEQLDEIGERLGAPVVKGETTVRERQRLFDAFRTGEIGTLVVSKVANFSIDLPEASIAIQVSGTFGSRQEEAQRLGRILRPKADGRTARFYSVIVRDTVDQDYAQHRQRFLAEQGYAYQIADAEDLLREG, from the coding sequence GTGAACGACGGACCCCTCATCGTCCAGAGTGACAAGACCCTGCTCCTCGAGGTCGACCACGACCACGCCGACGACTGCCGCCGCGCCATCGCGCCGTTCGCCGAGCTGGAGCGGGCTCCCGAACACGTGCACACCTATCGTCTGACCCCGCTCGGCCTGTGGAACGCCCGGGCCGCCGGTCACGACGCCGAGCAGGTCGTCGACACCCTGCTCAAGTACTCCCGCTACCCCGTGCCGCACGCCCTGCTGGTCGACGTCGCCGAGACGATGGCCCGGTACGGGCGGCTGCGGCTGGAGAGCCACCCGGTCCACGGACTGGTGCTGGTCAGCACCGACCGCGCGGTGCTCGAGGAGGTGCTGCGGTCCAAGCGGGTCAGCCCGCTCGTCGGCGCCCGGCTCGACCCCGACACCGTCGTCGTGCACCCGTCCGAGCGCGGCAACCTCAAGCAGGCGCTGGTCAAGCTGGGCTGGCCGGCCGACGACAGCGCGGGCTACGTCGACGGCGAGGCGCACCCCATCGAGCTGGCCGAGGACGGCTGGGCGCTGCGGCCGTACCAGCGCGAGGCCGCCGACGGCTTCTGGCACGGCGGCTCCGGCGTGGTCGTGCTGCCGTGCGGCGCCGGCAAGACGCTGGTCGGCGCGGCCGCCATGGCCCGGGCCGGCGCCACCACGCTGATCCTGGTGACGAACACCGTCGCGGCCCGGCAGTGGCGCGACGAGCTGATCAAGCGCACGTCGCTCACCGAGGACGAGATCGGCGAGTACTCCGGCGCCAAGAAGGAGGTCCGCCCGGTCACCATCGCCACCTACCAGGTGCTGACCACCCGGCGGAAGGGCGTCTACCCGCACCTCGAGCTGCTCGACGCCCGCGACTGGGGCCTCATCGTGTACGACGAGGTGCACCTGCTGCCGGCGCCGATCTTCCGCATGACGGCGAACCTGCAGGCCCGGCGCCGGCTCGGGCTCACGGCCACGCTGGTGCGCGAGGACGGCCGCGAGGACGACGTGTTCACGCTGATCGGCCCGAAGCGCTACGACGCGCCCTGGAAGGAGATCGAGAACCAGGGCTGGATCGCCCCCGCCGACTGCGTCGAGGTCCGCGTCACCCTGACCGACGGCGAACGGCTCGCCTACGCCACCGCCGAGCCCGACGAGCGCTACCGGCTGGCGTCGTGCACCGACGCCAAGACCCGCGTCGTCGAGGGCCTGGTGAAGCGGCACGCGGGCGAGCCCACCTTGGTCATCGGCCAGTACCTCGAGCAGCTCGACGAGATCGGCGAACGCCTCGGCGCCCCGGTCGTCAAGGGCGAGACCACGGTGCGCGAGCGGCAACGGCTGTTCGACGCGTTCCGCACCGGCGAGATCGGCACGCTGGTCGTCAGCAAGGTGGCGAACTTCTCCATCGACCTCCCCGAGGCCAGCATCGCCATCCAGGTGTCCGGCACGTTCGGCTCGCGGCAGGAGGAGGCGCAGCGGCTCGGCCGCATCCTGCGTCCCAAGGCCGACGGCCGCACGGCCCGCTTCTACTCCGTCATCGTCCGCGACACCGTCGACCAGGACTACGCCCAGCACCGGCAGCGCTTCCTCGCCGAGCAGGGCTACGCCTACCAGATCGCCGACGCCGAGGACCTCCTGCGCGAGGGCTGA
- a CDS encoding DeoR/GlpR family DNA-binding transcription regulator, whose translation MTDQPAGEAGTDLDGQAPDRARRWRQMLDLLAERGRLSVTETASALSVSEATVRRDFTELARQQLVTRTHGGVLATAVAYDLPARYRASSGSDAKERIAALAADLVEPGMVVGFNGGTTTSATARRLAARIEHGPHSGEHALTVVTNALNIATEMVLRPHIRTVSLGGVARPQSYEMTGPLATLVLNELWLDVLILGIDGLTAAGGASCRHVGEAGINALMVQRASRVVVAGTGEKIGHRAFARICDVDQVDVLVTDPSAPEDELTALRTAGVEVHLV comes from the coding sequence GTGACCGACCAGCCGGCCGGGGAAGCCGGCACCGACCTGGACGGGCAGGCGCCCGACCGCGCCCGTCGCTGGCGGCAGATGCTCGACCTGCTGGCCGAGCGGGGCCGCCTCAGTGTCACCGAGACCGCGTCGGCGCTGTCGGTGTCCGAGGCGACCGTCCGCCGCGACTTCACCGAGCTGGCCCGCCAGCAGCTGGTCACCCGCACCCACGGCGGTGTGCTGGCGACGGCGGTCGCCTACGACCTCCCGGCCCGCTACCGCGCGTCGTCGGGCAGCGACGCGAAGGAACGCATCGCCGCGCTCGCCGCCGACCTCGTCGAGCCCGGCATGGTGGTCGGGTTCAACGGCGGCACCACCACGTCGGCGACGGCGCGGCGGCTGGCCGCCCGCATCGAGCACGGCCCGCACTCCGGCGAGCACGCGCTGACCGTCGTCACCAACGCGCTGAACATCGCCACCGAGATGGTGCTGCGCCCGCACATCCGCACCGTCTCGCTCGGCGGGGTGGCCCGGCCGCAGTCCTACGAGATGACCGGCCCGCTGGCCACGCTGGTGCTCAACGAGCTGTGGCTGGACGTGCTCATCCTCGGCATCGACGGGCTGACGGCGGCCGGCGGGGCGTCCTGCCGGCACGTCGGCGAGGCCGGCATCAACGCGCTCATGGTGCAGCGGGCCAGCCGCGTCGTCGTCGCCGGGACCGGCGAGAAGATCGGCCACCGCGCGTTCGCCCGCATCTGCGACGTCGACCAGGTCGACGTGCTGGTCACCGACCCCAGCGCCCCCGAGGACGAGCTGACCGCCCTGCGCACCGCGGGCGTCGAGGTGCACCTCGTCTGA
- a CDS encoding LCP family protein yields the protein MSSDETVGRRARGRRTNVSPAEFRRFLRQVGVGTLVPGAGLISAGRKKLGWTVLVAFVLLAAGAVVAVVRSGRSGLVDAGTDTDTLNLITAGLAAVAVAWLLTALVSLYLLQPRGLRGPQRLLSALVVVVVASLVVSPLSLGSRYAYTQRDLIGSVFADDDQPSLTIPDSSDEDPWAGQQRVNVLILGSDAGPGRDETRTDTVMVASINTETGDTALFSLPRNLLNLPMPPNTPLAEAYPDGWEGPEEDAYYWLSAVYRFVPYEFPEFFEGIPDPGAEAAKLIVGEALGLDISYYVMVNLRGFQYLVDAFGGIDIDVPYRIPIGTKEQWGRCTEPSGWIEPGKNQHLDGYRALWFARARCGPGPVSDDYERMRRQRCVIGAITEQANPTTLLRRYQQLASAAENTMSTDITQSRLSDFAELALKVQESGGLRSLPFTNDIIEYHNPDYDVIREYVQESLDPAATPPAEEEPTGEPADDPTGAEEPPATEEPADPPTGEEEPPATEEPADPPTGEEEPPAEGEEEPPAEGEEEPPAEGETPGGTETPNDADGAVNVDDVC from the coding sequence ATGAGCAGCGACGAGACGGTCGGCCGACGAGCTCGGGGGCGACGCACCAACGTCAGCCCGGCCGAGTTCCGCCGCTTCCTGCGCCAGGTCGGTGTCGGCACGCTCGTTCCGGGCGCCGGGCTCATCTCGGCCGGGCGGAAGAAGCTGGGCTGGACGGTCCTCGTCGCGTTCGTGCTGCTCGCCGCCGGAGCCGTGGTCGCCGTGGTGCGCAGCGGGCGGTCCGGCCTGGTCGACGCCGGCACCGACACCGACACGCTGAACCTCATCACCGCCGGCCTCGCCGCGGTGGCCGTCGCCTGGCTGCTGACCGCGCTGGTCAGCCTGTACCTGTTGCAGCCGCGCGGCCTGCGGGGCCCGCAGCGGCTGCTGTCGGCGCTCGTCGTCGTGGTGGTCGCCTCGCTGGTGGTCAGCCCGCTCAGCCTCGGCAGCCGGTACGCGTACACCCAGCGCGACCTCATCGGCAGCGTGTTCGCCGACGACGACCAGCCCAGCCTCACCATCCCCGACTCGTCCGACGAGGACCCGTGGGCCGGCCAGCAGCGGGTCAACGTGCTCATCCTCGGCTCCGACGCCGGGCCCGGGCGCGACGAGACCCGCACCGACACCGTCATGGTCGCCAGCATCAACACCGAGACCGGCGACACCGCGCTCTTCTCGCTGCCGCGCAACCTGCTCAACCTGCCGATGCCGCCGAACACCCCGCTCGCCGAGGCCTACCCGGACGGCTGGGAAGGCCCCGAGGAGGACGCCTACTACTGGCTGTCGGCGGTGTACCGGTTCGTGCCGTACGAGTTCCCGGAGTTCTTCGAGGGCATCCCCGATCCCGGCGCCGAGGCGGCCAAGCTCATCGTCGGCGAGGCGCTCGGGCTCGACATCTCCTACTACGTCATGGTCAACCTGCGCGGCTTCCAGTACCTGGTCGACGCGTTCGGCGGCATCGACATCGACGTGCCCTACCGCATCCCGATCGGCACCAAGGAGCAGTGGGGCCGCTGCACGGAGCCGTCGGGCTGGATCGAGCCGGGCAAGAACCAGCACCTCGACGGCTACCGCGCGCTCTGGTTCGCGCGGGCTCGCTGCGGCCCCGGCCCGGTCTCCGACGACTACGAGCGCATGCGCCGGCAGCGCTGCGTCATCGGCGCCATCACCGAGCAGGCCAACCCGACGACGCTGCTGCGCCGCTACCAGCAGCTCGCGTCGGCCGCCGAGAACACCATGTCGACGGACATCACGCAGTCGCGGCTGTCCGACTTCGCCGAGCTGGCGCTCAAGGTGCAGGAGTCCGGCGGGCTGCGCAGCCTGCCGTTCACCAACGACATCATCGAGTACCACAACCCCGACTACGACGTCATCCGCGAGTACGTCCAGGAGTCGCTCGACCCCGCCGCCACGCCGCCCGCCGAAGAGGAGCCGACGGGGGAGCCGGCGGACGACCCGACCGGTGCGGAGGAGCCGCCGGCCACCGAGGAGCCGGCCGACCCGCCCACCGGCGAGGAGGAGCCGCCGGCCACCGAGGAGCCGGCCGACCCGCCCACCGGCGAGGAGGAGCCGCCGGCCGAGGGCGAGGAGGAGCCGCCGGCCGAGGGCGAGGAGGAGCCGCCGGCCGAGGGCGAGACGCCGGGCGGCACCGAGACGCCGAACGACGCCGACGGCGCCGTCAACGTCGACGACGTCTGCTGA
- a CDS encoding carbohydrate ABC transporter permease, whose product MTTTATRPATRSSDRARGGRSRWAATARALPWLGPTLLLVAGVVFFPAGYMAWTSFRDLSQFGIDNGPAGLDNYSRLLEFTALPRVLLNTVVWVVGVVVVTVLLSLGLAQFLDKAFPGRRFVRLAIIIPWAASVVMTTTVVYYGLDPFYGIINAFLVDVGLLDQPYGFTRNAVPAFLTAMGIAVFVSLPFTTYTLLAGLQTIPSDVREAAAMDGAGPWATYRRIILPLLRPALAVATIINIINVFNSLPILQVITGSIPGYNADTTTTLIFKFIRADRQIDTASALSIVNFLIVLAVILVYLKVVKPMRED is encoded by the coding sequence ATGACGACCACCGCGACCCGCCCCGCGACCCGGTCCTCCGACCGGGCGCGGGGCGGCCGCTCCCGCTGGGCCGCGACGGCCCGCGCCCTGCCCTGGCTCGGGCCGACGCTGCTGCTCGTCGCCGGCGTGGTGTTCTTCCCGGCCGGCTACATGGCGTGGACGTCGTTTCGCGACCTGAGCCAGTTCGGCATCGACAACGGGCCGGCCGGGCTGGACAACTACTCGCGGCTGCTGGAGTTCACCGCGCTGCCGCGGGTGCTGCTGAACACCGTCGTCTGGGTGGTCGGCGTGGTGGTGGTGACGGTGCTGCTGTCGCTGGGGCTGGCGCAGTTCCTGGACAAGGCGTTCCCGGGACGGCGCTTCGTCCGGCTCGCGATCATCATCCCGTGGGCGGCCAGCGTCGTCATGACCACCACCGTCGTCTACTACGGGCTGGACCCGTTCTACGGCATCATCAACGCGTTCCTCGTCGACGTCGGGCTGCTGGACCAGCCGTACGGGTTCACCCGCAACGCGGTCCCGGCGTTCCTGACGGCCATGGGCATCGCGGTGTTCGTGTCGCTGCCGTTCACCACGTACACGCTGCTGGCCGGGTTGCAGACGATCCCGTCGGACGTGCGCGAGGCCGCGGCCATGGACGGCGCCGGGCCGTGGGCGACGTACCGGCGGATCATCCTGCCGCTGCTGCGTCCCGCGCTCGCCGTCGCCACCATCATCAACATCATCAACGTGTTCAACTCACTGCCGATCCTGCAGGTCATCACCGGGTCGATCCCCGGCTACAACGCCGACACCACGACCACGCTGATCTTCAAGTTCATCCGGGCCGACCGGCAGATCGACACCGCCAGCGCGCTGAGCATCGTCAACTTCCTCATCGTGCTCGCCGTGATCCTCGTGTACCTGAAGGTCGTCAAGCCGATGAGGGAGGACTGA
- a CDS encoding AAA family ATPase: MSHLPPSPRRPSVSTDPVLRSEREHLRRSRADLAAMREHTLSLTAQSADHVSTEYLKASLYRRAKALEDDPSLPLFFGRIDRTADDGDDTFHIGRRHVMDGNGDPMVIDWRADVARAFYRATRDDPHGVTLRRRYGFAGGDLTSYEDEHLLDPGEADVTSRILTEEIERPRVGPMRDIVATIQPEQDEVVRASLDRTVCVQGAPGTGKTAVGLHRAAFLLHTYRERLARTGVLVIGPNQAFLHYIAQVLPTLGEVDVRQVTVAGLVESVPVRAADDPETATLKGDARMAEVLRNAIWSHLGEPAETLYVARGTRRWRVPVHEAADAIRTLRERGDGYTTARALLGQRLAHRVLLRMEAAGEITDDRVQNAVARSRPVKAYVDELWPALDPVKLVMRLLSDPELLAAAAEGILDADEQQRLLWHKPARGPKTAPWSHADAVLVDEAAAALERISGVGHVVLDEAQDLSPMELRAVGRRAATGSLTVLGDIAQGTTPWATPSWPEALRHLAHDDAHLEVLRKGYRVPAAVVEFAGQLLPVIAPGVAPPEPVRSNPGRLDVTRTGGELVAAVVDAARDVAAREGSLGIIVADDAADAAAAALDAAGLPVGRLADDARITLVPATLAKGLEYDHVIVAEPAAIVAAEPAGLRRLYVVLTRAVSSLTVVHREPLPDPLIHQ; encoded by the coding sequence ATGTCTCATCTTCCGCCGAGCCCTAGGAGGCCCTCTGTGTCCACCGACCCCGTCCTGCGCTCCGAGCGCGAGCATCTGCGCCGCTCACGCGCCGACCTCGCCGCCATGCGCGAGCACACGCTGTCGCTGACGGCGCAGAGCGCGGACCACGTCTCGACGGAGTACCTGAAGGCCTCGCTGTACCGCCGGGCCAAGGCGCTCGAGGACGACCCGTCGCTGCCGCTATTCTTCGGCCGCATCGACCGCACCGCGGACGACGGCGACGACACCTTTCACATCGGGCGCCGGCACGTCATGGACGGCAACGGCGACCCGATGGTGATCGACTGGCGGGCGGACGTGGCACGGGCGTTCTACCGGGCCACCCGCGACGACCCGCACGGCGTCACGCTGCGCCGCCGCTACGGGTTCGCCGGCGGCGACCTCACGTCGTACGAGGACGAGCACCTGCTCGACCCCGGCGAGGCCGACGTCACCAGCCGCATCCTCACCGAGGAGATCGAGCGGCCGCGCGTCGGCCCGATGCGCGACATCGTCGCCACCATCCAGCCCGAGCAGGACGAGGTGGTGCGGGCGAGCCTGGACCGGACGGTTTGTGTGCAGGGCGCGCCGGGCACCGGGAAGACCGCCGTCGGGCTGCACCGGGCGGCGTTCCTGCTGCACACCTACCGCGAGCGGCTGGCCCGCACCGGCGTGCTGGTCATCGGCCCGAACCAGGCGTTCCTGCACTACATCGCCCAGGTGCTGCCGACGCTCGGTGAGGTGGACGTCCGCCAGGTCACCGTCGCCGGACTGGTCGAGAGCGTCCCGGTCCGCGCCGCCGACGACCCGGAGACGGCGACGCTCAAGGGCGACGCCCGCATGGCCGAGGTGCTGCGCAACGCCATCTGGTCGCACCTCGGGGAGCCCGCCGAGACGCTCTACGTCGCCCGCGGCACCCGGCGCTGGCGGGTGCCGGTGCACGAGGCCGCCGACGCGATCCGCACGCTGCGCGAGCGCGGCGACGGCTACACGACGGCCCGCGCGCTGCTCGGCCAGCGGCTGGCGCACCGCGTCCTGCTGCGCATGGAGGCGGCCGGCGAGATCACCGACGACCGCGTCCAGAACGCCGTCGCCCGGTCCCGGCCGGTGAAGGCGTACGTCGACGAGCTGTGGCCGGCGCTGGACCCGGTGAAGCTGGTCATGCGGCTGCTCAGCGACCCGGAGCTGCTGGCCGCGGCCGCCGAAGGCATTCTCGACGCCGACGAGCAGCAGCGGCTGCTGTGGCACAAGCCGGCCCGCGGCCCCAAGACGGCGCCGTGGTCGCACGCCGACGCCGTCCTCGTCGACGAGGCGGCCGCGGCACTGGAGCGGATCTCCGGCGTCGGCCACGTCGTGCTGGACGAGGCGCAGGACCTGTCCCCCATGGAACTGCGCGCCGTCGGCCGCCGCGCCGCCACCGGCTCGCTCACCGTCCTCGGCGACATCGCCCAGGGCACCACCCCGTGGGCGACGCCGTCCTGGCCGGAGGCGCTGCGCCACCTCGCCCACGACGACGCCCACCTCGAGGTGCTGCGCAAGGGCTACCGCGTCCCGGCCGCCGTCGTCGAGTTCGCCGGACAGCTGCTGCCCGTCATCGCGCCGGGCGTGGCGCCGCCGGAGCCGGTCCGGTCCAACCCGGGGCGCCTCGACGTCACGCGCACCGGCGGCGAGCTCGTGGCGGCCGTCGTCGACGCCGCGCGCGACGTCGCCGCCCGCGAGGGGTCGCTCGGCATCATCGTCGCCGACGACGCCGCCGACGCGGCCGCGGCCGCCCTCGACGCCGCCGGCCTGCCGGTCGGACGGCTGGCCGACGACGCCCGAATCACGCTGGTCCCGGCCACGTTGGCCAAGGGTCTGGAGTACGACCACGTGATCGTCGCCGAGCCGGCCGCCATCGTCGCCGCCGAGCCGGCCGGGCTGCGCCGCCTCTACGTCGTGCTCACCCGCGCGGTGTCGTCGCTCACCGTCGTGCACCGCGAGCCGCTGCCCGATCCGCTGATTCACCAGTAG
- a CDS encoding ABC transporter permease subunit, with protein sequence MAVAGALIALVFVLPYLIMLIGSFKSRSEILRVPPTYLPEEWLPSNYVDMWSTPETPLPYNLVSTIVISVCATLLVLVVAAPAAYYTARYRFPGRLVFLLLVLVTQMLQPTVLATGLFRQFVTLGINDTWLAMILVNSAFNLSFAVWIMHSFFAAIPRELDEAAALDGASRLQILRRVTMPLVWPGVVTAIIFTFVACWNEFAASLVILTTAENQPLSVALTKFVGQYESAWQYVFGVSIVGIVPVVVLFALIEKRLVAGLTAGAVK encoded by the coding sequence ATGGCCGTCGCCGGCGCCCTCATCGCGCTGGTCTTCGTCCTGCCGTACCTGATCATGCTGATCGGGTCGTTCAAGTCGCGGTCGGAGATCCTGCGGGTGCCGCCGACGTACCTGCCCGAGGAATGGCTGCCGTCGAACTACGTCGACATGTGGTCGACGCCGGAGACGCCGCTGCCGTACAACCTCGTCTCGACGATCGTCATCTCGGTGTGTGCGACGCTGCTGGTGCTGGTGGTGGCCGCGCCGGCCGCGTACTACACGGCGCGGTACCGGTTCCCGGGCCGGCTGGTGTTCCTGCTGCTCGTGCTGGTGACGCAGATGCTGCAGCCGACGGTGCTGGCCACCGGGCTGTTCCGGCAGTTCGTCACGCTCGGCATCAACGACACCTGGCTGGCGATGATCCTGGTCAACAGCGCGTTCAACCTGTCGTTCGCGGTGTGGATCATGCACAGCTTCTTCGCCGCCATCCCGCGCGAGCTGGACGAGGCGGCCGCGCTCGACGGCGCGTCGCGGCTGCAGATCCTGCGCCGGGTGACGATGCCGCTGGTGTGGCCCGGTGTGGTCACCGCGATCATCTTCACGTTCGTCGCCTGCTGGAACGAGTTCGCCGCCAGCCTCGTCATCCTGACCACGGCCGAGAACCAGCCGCTGTCCGTCGCGTTGACCAAGTTCGTCGGGCAGTACGAGTCGGCCTGGCAGTATGTGTTCGGGGTGTCGATCGTCGGTATCGTGCCGGTGGTCGTGCTGTTCGCGCTGATCGAGAAGAGACTGGTGGCGGGGTTGACCGCCGGGGCGGTCAAGTGA
- a CDS encoding HAD-IB family hydrolase → MSADTASGGTSILHGAHVLLTGATGFVGQALLEKLLSSYPDTRVSLIVRPRGALSAQDRIDRLFRKPVFGTWRKAVGEDEAERQYRARVTVLEGDLGALPPLPADVDVVIHSASTVSFDLPIDEAFDSNVSGPESLYRALLAGGTDPHVVHVSTGYVAGLRKGIAEERSLEHEVDRVAELAYAQAARPDVERLSRNPRLLQRLLTQAQADHGRAGARVVTDAAEQARQEWVRDELVEAGRTRAQSLGWPDVYTFTKALGERVAEDLWAGAGHRLTVVRPTIIESSLKHPFPGWIDGFKVADPLIAAYGRGLLPEFPALADTVLDVIPVDFVVNAALAAAAAPPPAGEAQYFQVSSGITNPLPFGRLLRLVHEYFEANPLQDAKGHVAVPSWSFPHRGVVERALRRRERVVDLADKAVDRLPPSERSRKWISTIYRARRDLDTLRKFTSLYQPYTETEVIFDDARLRELHASLPDDRKAEHGFDVTEIDWAHYLQKIHIPGVPGLTRGSGGDGSASGPAPLELPRRTDVVAVFDLQKTVAAATLVEHYVWIELAAKPLSRWPVVLSNLVALGPRYLQAERRDRGDFIRTFMRRYEGVNENELRKVIADEVTVSLHRGLFEQALERIKAHRAAGHRTVLLTGEIDVFVEPLAPLFDVMVAGKMESDESGRWTGHLATPPLVGEARAAWLRRYARSEGLDLTGSYAYGDSYADRSWLEVVGHPNAVNPDASLYRYAKSKRWPVHTWTTTAEGRLSPVVRSVRGARRA, encoded by the coding sequence GTGAGCGCCGACACGGCCAGCGGAGGAACCTCGATCTTGCACGGCGCACACGTTCTCCTCACCGGCGCGACCGGGTTCGTCGGACAGGCTCTGCTCGAGAAGCTGCTGTCCAGCTACCCCGACACCCGGGTCAGCCTCATCGTCCGGCCACGCGGCGCGCTCAGCGCACAGGACCGCATCGACCGGCTGTTCCGCAAACCCGTCTTCGGCACGTGGCGCAAGGCCGTCGGCGAGGACGAGGCCGAGCGGCAGTACCGCGCGCGGGTCACCGTCCTCGAAGGCGACCTCGGCGCCCTGCCGCCGCTGCCCGCCGACGTCGACGTCGTCATCCACTCCGCGTCGACGGTCTCCTTCGACCTGCCCATCGACGAGGCGTTCGACTCCAACGTGTCCGGTCCCGAGTCGCTGTACCGCGCGCTGCTCGCGGGCGGCACCGACCCGCACGTCGTCCACGTCTCCACCGGCTACGTCGCCGGGCTGCGCAAGGGCATCGCCGAGGAGCGCAGCCTCGAACACGAGGTCGACCGCGTCGCCGAGCTCGCCTACGCCCAGGCCGCCCGCCCCGACGTCGAGCGGCTGTCGCGCAACCCGCGGCTGCTGCAGCGGCTGCTCACGCAGGCGCAGGCCGACCACGGCCGGGCCGGCGCGCGCGTCGTCACCGACGCCGCCGAGCAGGCCCGCCAGGAGTGGGTCCGCGACGAGCTGGTCGAGGCCGGCCGCACCCGGGCGCAGAGCCTGGGCTGGCCCGACGTCTACACCTTCACCAAGGCACTGGGCGAACGGGTCGCCGAGGACCTCTGGGCCGGCGCCGGCCACCGGCTGACCGTCGTCCGGCCGACCATCATCGAGTCGTCGCTCAAGCACCCGTTCCCCGGCTGGATCGACGGCTTCAAGGTCGCCGACCCGCTCATCGCGGCGTACGGACGCGGCCTGCTGCCCGAGTTCCCGGCGCTGGCCGACACCGTGCTCGACGTCATCCCGGTCGACTTCGTCGTCAACGCCGCGCTGGCCGCGGCCGCCGCGCCGCCACCGGCCGGCGAGGCGCAGTACTTCCAGGTCAGCTCCGGCATCACCAACCCGCTGCCGTTCGGGCGGCTGCTGCGGCTGGTGCATGAGTACTTCGAGGCCAACCCGCTGCAGGACGCCAAGGGGCACGTCGCGGTCCCGTCGTGGTCGTTCCCGCACCGCGGCGTGGTCGAGCGGGCGCTGCGCCGCCGCGAGCGGGTCGTCGACCTCGCCGACAAGGCCGTCGACCGCCTGCCGCCGAGCGAGCGGTCGCGCAAGTGGATCTCCACCATCTACCGCGCCCGCCGCGACCTCGACACCCTGCGCAAGTTCACCTCGCTGTACCAGCCGTACACCGAGACCGAGGTCATCTTCGACGACGCCCGCCTGCGCGAGCTGCACGCGTCGCTGCCCGACGACCGCAAGGCCGAGCACGGCTTCGACGTCACCGAGATCGACTGGGCGCACTACCTGCAGAAGATCCACATCCCCGGCGTGCCCGGTCTCACCCGCGGCAGCGGCGGCGACGGCTCGGCCTCCGGCCCGGCGCCGCTCGAGCTGCCTCGGCGCACCGACGTCGTCGCCGTCTTCGACCTGCAGAAGACGGTCGCCGCGGCCACGCTGGTCGAGCACTACGTGTGGATCGAGCTGGCCGCCAAGCCGCTGTCGCGGTGGCCGGTCGTGCTGAGCAACCTGGTCGCGCTGGGCCCGCGCTACCTGCAGGCCGAGCGGCGCGACCGCGGCGACTTCATCCGCACGTTCATGCGCCGCTACGAGGGCGTCAACGAGAACGAGCTGCGCAAGGTCATCGCCGACGAGGTGACGGTGTCGCTGCACCGCGGCCTGTTCGAGCAGGCGCTCGAGCGCATCAAGGCGCACCGTGCTGCCGGGCACCGCACCGTCCTGCTGACCGGCGAGATCGACGTGTTCGTCGAGCCGCTGGCGCCGCTGTTCGACGTCATGGTGGCCGGCAAGATGGAGTCCGACGAGTCCGGCCGCTGGACGGGGCACCTGGCCACGCCGCCTCTGGTCGGCGAAGCTCGGGCGGCCTGGCTGCGCCGGTACGCGCGGTCCGAGGGGCTCGACCTCACCGGCTCGTACGCCTACGGCGACAGCTACGCCGACCGCTCCTGGCTGGAGGTCGTCGGCCACCCGAACGCCGTCAACCCCGACGCCAGCCTGTACCGGTACGCCAAGTCCAAGCGCTGGCCGGTGCACACCTGGACCACCACCGCCGAGGGCCGGCTGTCGCCGGTCGTGCGCAGCGTGCGGGGAGCACGACGGGCATGA